ACATGGCCCCCATCTCGCGCACCGTGCGGATCGGCTCATCGCACGGCCTTCACGCCCGCCCGGCGAAGCTCTTCGCGCAGGCGGCCAAGGATGCCGGCATCCCGATCACGGTCGCGAAGGACTCGGGCTCACCGGTCAACGCCGCCAGCATCCTGGGAGTGATCGCGCTCGGCGTCGAGCAGGGCGACTACGTGACCCTCACGGCCGACGGCGACGGCGCCGAGGCGGCGCTCGACAACCTCGCCGAACTCCTCACGACCGACCACGACGCGGAGTAGACGATGACGGAACTGCGGGGAGTCGGAATCGGGCTGGGCGTCGCCCAGGGTCCCGTCGCGCGAATGGCCGAGCCGCTGCCTGCGCCGAGCGACGCGCCGAGCACGCTGAGCGCCGAGGAGGAGACGGCACGGGTCCGGGATGCCGTGGCCGCCGTCGCCCGAGAGCTCGAGAAGCGCGGGGCGCTGGCCGGAGGCGCCGCGCGAGACGTGCTCGAGGCGCAGGCGATGATGGCCGAGGACCCGACGCTCGAGCAGGAGGTCGACGATCGCCTCGCCCAGGGCCGGACGGGCGAGTTCGCCGTGTTCGACGCCTTCGCGTCGTTCCGGGACCAGCTCACCGCCCTCGGCGGCTACCTCGGCGAGCGCGCCGCAGACCTCGACGACGTCGCGCAGCGCGTCATCGCCCGCCTGCGCGGTGTGCCGGCTCCGGGCGTGCCCGATCCGGGGCATCCGTTCGTCCTCGTCGCGAAGGACCTCGCGCCGGCCGACACGGCCCTCCTCGACCTCGACAAGGTGCTCGCACTCGTCACGACGGAGGGCGGACCCACGTCGCACACGGCGATCCTCGCCCGGGAGAAGTCGATCGTCGCGGTCGTCGGCGCCGCCGCCGCGAAGGACCTTGCCGAGGGCGAGACGGTGATCGTGGATGCCGCGGCCGGCGTCGTCACGACGCAGCCGACCACCGAGGAGCTCGAGCGGGCGCAGAACCGCGCCGCCGCCCGCGCGGCGCAGGCATCCGCTCCCCTGACTCCCGGTGCCCTCGCGGACGGCACGGCCATCCCGCTCCTCGCCAACCTCGGCAAGCCCGAGGGTGCGCTCGAGGCCGTGGCGCTCGGGGCGGAGGGGGTCGGCCTCTTCCGCACGGAGTTCCTCTTCCTGAGCTCGAGCCAGGCACCCACGGTCGAGCAGCAGCGCGAGTCCTACACGGCCCTCCTCTCGGCCTTCCCCGGCAAGAAGGTCGTCGTGCGCGTGCTCGACGCGGGTGCGGACAAGCCGCTCGCCTTCCTCAACGACGCGCACGAGGAGAACCCGGCCCTGGGCCTCCGGGGCATCCGCGCCCTGCGGGCGAGCGAGGACATCCTGCGCGAGCAGCTGACGGCTCTGGCCGAAGCGGATGCCGCGACCCGCCAGCTGCCGGACGGGCCGGCCGACCTCTGGGTCATGGCCCCCATGATCGCGACGGTCGAGGAGACCGAGTACTTCACCACCCTGGCCCGTGAGTACGGCATCAAGACCGCCGGAGTCATGGTCGAGGTGCCGTCGTCGGCTCTGCTCGCCGACCGGGTGCTGCGGGTCGCCGACTTCGCGTCGATCGGGACCAACGACCTCACGCAGTACACGCTGGCCGCCGACCGCCTCCTCGGCTCGGTCGCGTCGTTCCAGGATCCGTGGCATCCCGCGGTGCTGACCCTCATCCGCGACGTCGGCCAGGCCGGTCGCGAGCACTCGAAGCCCGTCGGGATCTGCGGCGAGGCCGCCGCGGATCCGCTCCTGGCCGTCGTGCTCGTGGGCCTCGGAGCCACGAGCCTCTCGATGGCGCCCACCGCTCTCGCCGACGTCCGCGCGTCGCTGCTGCAGTACACCCTCGCCGAGGCGCGCGGAATCGCCGAAGCGGCCCTTGCCGCCGACGATGCGGCATCCGCCCGAACCGCGGCCCGCGAGGCCGCCGACCAGGCCGCGAGCGCGGCCGCCTAGCCGCACCGCGGCGAGGGAAGAACCGAAGAAAGCCGCACCGCGGCGAGGGAAGAACCGAAGAAAGCCGCACCCGCGGCGAGGGAAGAACCGAAGAAAAAAGGAGACACAGTAATGACAACGGCGTCAGTACCCGCCCCCGTGGCGGGTGGCACGAGCCGGGCGCGAGTCGGAGTCCAGCGCTTCGGCACGTTCCTGTCCGGCATGATCATGCCGAACATCCCCGCGCTCATCGCGTGGGGCATCTTCACCGCCTTCTTCATCGACGTGGGCTGGACTCCGGTCGCCGCACTGGCGACGATCGTCGGTCCCTTCATCCACTACCTGCTGCCGATCCTCATCGCCTACACGGGCGGCAGCATGGTCTACGGCATCCGCGGCGGAGTCGTGGGCGCCATCGGCACCTTCGGCGCCATCGCGGGCTCGGACTACCTCATCGCGCAGTTCAACGCGAGCCTGCCGGAGGGCGATGCCCCGCTCGGCCAGGTGCACATGTTCATCGGCGCGATGATCATGGGCCCGCTCTCCGCGTACACGATGAAGTGGCTCGACTCGCTGTGGGAGGGGAAGATCCGGGCGGGCTTCGAGATGCTCGTCAACATGTTCTCGGCCGGCATCTGGGGCTTCGTGATGGCGATCGTCGGCTTCTACCCGATCGCGTGGGTCGTCAACGGCATCATGCAGATCCTCTCCAACGCCGTCGGCTGGCTCGTCGAGACGAACCTGCTGCCGCTGACGAGCATCGTGATCGAGCCGGCGAAGGTGTTCTTCCTGAACAACGCCATCAACCACGGCGTGCTCACCCCGCTCGGCCTGCAGGAGTCCGCGGACTCGGGATCGTCGATCCTCTTCCTCCTCGAGGCCAACCCCGGCCCCGGCGTGGGTCTGCTCCTCGCGTTCACGTTCTTCGGCATCGGGGCGGCGCGCGCGTCGGCACCGGGCGCGGCCGTCATCCAGTTCTTCGGCGGCATCCACGAGGTGTACTTCCCGTACGCGCTCATGAAGCCGATGCTGATCCTCGCCCTCATCGGCGGCGGCATGACCGGCGTCACGACCAACATGCTCCTCGGCGGGGCACTGCGAGCCCCGGCGGCACCGGGCAGCATCTTCGCGGTCATCGCGCAGATCGCACCCGGCAAGTACTTCGCCGTGCTGCTGTCGGTGCTCCTTGCCGCCGTGGTGACCTTCCTCATCGCGGCCGTCATCCTGCGGGCCTCCCGCAAGCGCGACCTCGAGGCCATGGCCCTGACGGACGACGCCTTCGGCGCGGCGATCACCCAGACCGAGGCCGCCAAGGGCAAGAGCTCCGACGCCCTCGCGAACCTCCGCGGCGGCGCGGCGACGCAGGTCGACGGCCGTGGCGGCCCGGGCACGGGCATGGAGAAGGAGATCCGCAACATCGTGTTCGCGTGCGACGCGGGCATGGGGTCGTCGGCGATGGGCGCGAGCGTCCTGCGCAACAAGATCAAGAAGGCGGGCATCGAGGATGTCACGGTCGTCAACAAGGCGATCTCGAACCTCGACTCCTCCGCCGACCTGGTCATCACGCAGAACCAGCTGACGGACCGCGCGCGTCAGCAGACGCCCGGTGCGGTCCACGTCTCGGTCGACAACTTCATGAATTCGCCGCGCTACGACGAGGTCGTCGACCTCGTCCGCGCGCAGCATCAGGACGCCGAGGCGTAACAGCCGAGGCCCGAAGACGCTCTGGGGTCGGATGTGCGCGATGCCCCGGCCCCAGAGTCTTCGGCGCTCCTGGTCAACCGCTGGACAGACGTCGGCGGTCGATAGTGGACTGGGCAGCAGTCATCCGTTTCGAGAAAGGCGTGAACCATGGCACGTGACGTCCTCAGCATCGGCCAGGTGCGGATCCACTCCGGAGGAGCGTCCCGAGAGGACGCGATGAAGGAGGCCGCCGACATCCTCGAGGCCGCGGGTGCCGTCACCAGCGCCTACTTCGACGCGATGCAGCAGCGGGAGCAGACCGTCTCGACCTATATGGGCAACGAGCTCGCGATCCCGCACGGCACGAACGAGACGAAGCAGACGATCCTCGCGTCGGGGCTCTCGGTCGTCCGCTACGACGGCGGCGTCGACTGGGACGGAGAGCCCGTGACGTTCGTCATCGGCATCGCCGGCAAGGGCGACGAGCACCTCGAGATCCTCTCGCAGATCGCGCTCCTGTTCTCGGACGAGGACGAGGTCGAGCGCCTCAAGCAGGCGCAGACGCCCGAGGAGCTCTACCGGCTGCTCGGCACCGTCAACGAGTCATGAAGGCCGTCCACTTCGGCGCCGGGAACATCGGGCGCGGCTTCGTCGGCCTGCTCCTGCACGAGGGCGGGTACGACCTCGTCTTCTCGGATGTCGCGGCCCCGCTCGTCGATGCGATCAACGCCGTCGACGAGTACACGGTCCACGAGGTCGGCGAGGGCGGGCGCGACACCGTCGTCACCGGCTTCCGTGCGATCAACAGCGCGACGCACCCCGACGAGGTGATCGACGAGGTCGCGACCGCCAATGTCGTGACGACCGCGGTCGGGCCGACGATCCTCAAGTTCGTCGCTCCGCACATCCTCTCCGCCCTCGCGCTGCGCGACCCGTCGTCGCCGCCCCTGCAGGTCATGGCCTGCGAGAATGCGATCAACGCGACCGACCTGCTGCGCGACGAGATCCGCGCGCAGGCTGGCGACGCGTGGGAGGCGATCCAGGGGCGGGCCGTCTTCGCCAACACCGCGGTCGACCGGATCGTCCCGGCCCAGCCCGAAGGCGGAGGCGTCGACGTGACGGTCGAGCCGTTCTTCGAGTGGGCGATCGAGCGCCTGCCCTTCGGTGACGATCCGCCCGACATCCCGGGTGCCCACTTCGTGGACGATCTGGGGCCGTACATCGAGCGCAAGCTCTTCACCGTCAACACGGGGCATGCGACGACCGCGTACTTCGGCGCCCAGTCCGGCGTCGAGACGATCGCGCAGGCCCTCTCCGACGATGCGATCGCCGCGCGGGTCGCCGCGACTCTGGAAGAGACCTCGGCCCTGCTCGCCGCCAAGCACGGTCTCGACCCGGCCGATCTCGCGCAGTACCGCGAGACGATCCTCCGTCGCTTCCGCAACGACGCCCTCCCCGACACGGTGTGGCGGGTCGGCAGGCAGCCGCTGCGCAAGCTGTCGCGCAACGAGCGGTTCATCGGACCGGCGGCCGAGGCCGCCGAGCGAGGACTGTCGACCGACGCGCTCGTCGCCGCGATGGGCGCTGCCCTCGCCTTCGAAGACGCCGAGGACGAGCAGTCGGTGCAGCTGCAGGCGCAGCTGCGGGAACAGGATGCCGCGTCCTTCACCGCCGCCGTCACCGGTCTCGAGCGGGAGCATCCGCTGTTCCCGAAGGTCGAAGAAGTCGTCGCGGCGCGGCAATCCCAGCTCGTCTGAGAGCGCTTGGCCCGCTCGGCGACCGGCACCGTCCGGTCGCCGAGCGGGCCGTCGCTGATCCGGGCCGTACCTGACCGCCGGTACGCTCGTGGCTGTGACCGACCCTGACGCCTCGCCCGCGCCGACCGAAGACCAGCCGCCCAGCGCCCGCCGACGCCGCGGTCTCCGGGTCATCTGGTGGGTGCTCGCCGGCATCGGCGTGCTCATCCTCGCCGCCGTCGTGGGGATCGTCATCTGGAGCCAGGTCGGTGTCATGCAGGCCGAGCCGGAGCCACTCGCGGCTGTGAAGGCCGACGACCGCATCGTGATCAGCGACGAGCCGGACGGCATCATCATGACGCCGGCCGAGGGCCGGTCGCACGTCGGGCTCGTCTTCATCCCCGGCGCCAAGGTCGACCCGTGGGCCTACGCCTCGAAGCTGTCGGGCCTCGTGGCCGACAAGGGCGTCACCGTGGTCATCACGAAGCCGTGGCTCAACCTCGCCTTCTTCGATCTGAGGCCCCTCGGCTCGTTCACGACGCTCGCGCCCGCCGTGCGCGAGTGGATGGTCGGCGGGCATTCGCTCGGCGGCGTCCGCTCGTGCCAGCTCGCCACGCAGGCCGAGGCGCTCGTGCTCTTCGGCTCGTACTGCGCCCAGGACCTCTCGGAATGGCAGCAGCCGGTGCTCAGCATCTCGGGGAGCGAGGACGGACTCTCCACGCCCGAGAAGATCGCCGAGGCTCAGCGCCTCCTCCCCCGCGACGCCGAGATGGTCGAGGTCGACGGGGCGAGCCACTCGTCGTTCGGCGACTACGGACCCCAGCCCGGCGACGGCACGCCCACGATCTCCGACGAGGAGATGACGGCGGAGATCACGCGCCTCGTCGGCCGCGTGGCATCCTCTCTGAACTGACCCCCGCGTGCACCGCCGGCCACTTCCCACACCCGTGGGCGGACGGATCCTCCCCTCCGCCCTCAGCGGCTAACATCGTGAGGTTGCTCCGCGGGACGCGGGCACGACGGAGTGTGGAACATGCAGGAGCACCGGTACGCCATCATCGGGGCGGGCCCATCTGGTCTCGCCGCGGCGCGCGCGCTGCAGAAGGCCGGCATCGCCTTCGACGGGTACGAGGCATCCCGCGGTGTCGGCGGCCTGTGGGACATCGAGAATCCGCGCTCGACGATGTACGAGTCGGCACACCTCATCTCCTCGCGCACGACGACGCAGTTCGCCGAGTTCCCGATGACCGATGCGGCCGACTACCCGAGCCACCGCTCGCTCATCCAGTACTTCCGCGATTACGCCGACCACTTCGGGCTCACCGAGCACTTCCGCTTCGACACGAAGGTCACGAGCCTCGACCGGTCGCCGGACGGTGGATGGATGCTGACCGCCGAAGACACTGACGGAGAGTTCGCCCGGCAGTACGCCGGCGTCGTCCTCGCGAACGGCACGCTCGCCGAGCCGAACGTGCCGTCCTTCCCCGGGGAGTTCTCGGGTGAGCTCCTGCACACGAGCGGGTACAAGCGCGCGACGCAGCTCACCGGCAAGCGGGTGCTCATCGTCGGCGCCGGGAACTCGGGCTGCGACATCGCCGTGGACGCCGTGCACCACGCGGCATCCGTGGACATGA
This genomic interval from Microbacterium sp. 4R-513 contains the following:
- a CDS encoding PTS mannitol transporter subunit IICB, with the translated sequence MTTASVPAPVAGGTSRARVGVQRFGTFLSGMIMPNIPALIAWGIFTAFFIDVGWTPVAALATIVGPFIHYLLPILIAYTGGSMVYGIRGGVVGAIGTFGAIAGSDYLIAQFNASLPEGDAPLGQVHMFIGAMIMGPLSAYTMKWLDSLWEGKIRAGFEMLVNMFSAGIWGFVMAIVGFYPIAWVVNGIMQILSNAVGWLVETNLLPLTSIVIEPAKVFFLNNAINHGVLTPLGLQESADSGSSILFLLEANPGPGVGLLLAFTFFGIGAARASAPGAAVIQFFGGIHEVYFPYALMKPMLILALIGGGMTGVTTNMLLGGALRAPAAPGSIFAVIAQIAPGKYFAVLLSVLLAAVVTFLIAAVILRASRKRDLEAMALTDDAFGAAITQTEAAKGKSSDALANLRGGAATQVDGRGGPGTGMEKEIRNIVFACDAGMGSSAMGASVLRNKIKKAGIEDVTVVNKAISNLDSSADLVITQNQLTDRARQQTPGAVHVSVDNFMNSPRYDEVVDLVRAQHQDAEA
- a CDS encoding PTS sugar transporter subunit IIA is translated as MARDVLSIGQVRIHSGGASREDAMKEAADILEAAGAVTSAYFDAMQQREQTVSTYMGNELAIPHGTNETKQTILASGLSVVRYDGGVDWDGEPVTFVIGIAGKGDEHLEILSQIALLFSDEDEVERLKQAQTPEELYRLLGTVNES
- a CDS encoding HPr family phosphocarrier protein, translating into MAPISRTVRIGSSHGLHARPAKLFAQAAKDAGIPITVAKDSGSPVNAASILGVIALGVEQGDYVTLTADGDGAEAALDNLAELLTTDHDAE
- a CDS encoding mannitol-1-phosphate 5-dehydrogenase encodes the protein MKAVHFGAGNIGRGFVGLLLHEGGYDLVFSDVAAPLVDAINAVDEYTVHEVGEGGRDTVVTGFRAINSATHPDEVIDEVATANVVTTAVGPTILKFVAPHILSALALRDPSSPPLQVMACENAINATDLLRDEIRAQAGDAWEAIQGRAVFANTAVDRIVPAQPEGGGVDVTVEPFFEWAIERLPFGDDPPDIPGAHFVDDLGPYIERKLFTVNTGHATTAYFGAQSGVETIAQALSDDAIAARVAATLEETSALLAAKHGLDPADLAQYRETILRRFRNDALPDTVWRVGRQPLRKLSRNERFIGPAAEAAERGLSTDALVAAMGAALAFEDAEDEQSVQLQAQLREQDAASFTAAVTGLEREHPLFPKVEEVVAARQSQLV
- a CDS encoding alpha/beta hydrolase gives rise to the protein MTDPDASPAPTEDQPPSARRRRGLRVIWWVLAGIGVLILAAVVGIVIWSQVGVMQAEPEPLAAVKADDRIVISDEPDGIIMTPAEGRSHVGLVFIPGAKVDPWAYASKLSGLVADKGVTVVITKPWLNLAFFDLRPLGSFTTLAPAVREWMVGGHSLGGVRSCQLATQAEALVLFGSYCAQDLSEWQQPVLSISGSEDGLSTPEKIAEAQRLLPRDAEMVEVDGASHSSFGDYGPQPGDGTPTISDEEMTAEITRLVGRVASSLN
- the ptsP gene encoding phosphoenolpyruvate--protein phosphotransferase, with protein sequence MTELRGVGIGLGVAQGPVARMAEPLPAPSDAPSTLSAEEETARVRDAVAAVARELEKRGALAGGAARDVLEAQAMMAEDPTLEQEVDDRLAQGRTGEFAVFDAFASFRDQLTALGGYLGERAADLDDVAQRVIARLRGVPAPGVPDPGHPFVLVAKDLAPADTALLDLDKVLALVTTEGGPTSHTAILAREKSIVAVVGAAAAKDLAEGETVIVDAAAGVVTTQPTTEELERAQNRAAARAAQASAPLTPGALADGTAIPLLANLGKPEGALEAVALGAEGVGLFRTEFLFLSSSQAPTVEQQRESYTALLSAFPGKKVVVRVLDAGADKPLAFLNDAHEENPALGLRGIRALRASEDILREQLTALAEADAATRQLPDGPADLWVMAPMIATVEETEYFTTLAREYGIKTAGVMVEVPSSALLADRVLRVADFASIGTNDLTQYTLAADRLLGSVASFQDPWHPAVLTLIRDVGQAGREHSKPVGICGEAAADPLLAVVLVGLGATSLSMAPTALADVRASLLQYTLAEARGIAEAALAADDAASARTAAREAADQAASAAA